A region from the Paenarthrobacter aurescens genome encodes:
- a CDS encoding DHA2 family efflux MFS transporter permease subunit: MSTDVTSDANGKPASGASGSVTSAEAAPPVVPESQAPVSNGPVSGKMSRESVTVIVTLLVATFVVILNETIMNVALQRLMVDLQVSASTVQWLATGFMLTMAVVIPTTGFILQRMSTRGAFMLAMGLFSGGTLLAAVAPGFLVLLLARIVQAGGTAIMLPLLMTTILTLVPISKRGVVMGNVSIAISVAPAMGPTVSGIILDNFSWRFMFVFVLPVALAAFAIGAKYLTNVGEREKTTLDVPSVILTVPAFGGLVYGLSQIGGAEAGVVPVIALVVGILCLALFVFRQLKLQKSDAPLLDLRAFKFRMFTVSTLLMVVAMMALFGGVILLPLYLQNTLHLQPLETGLALLPGGLAMGLLGPVIGRIFDKVGPLPLTVTGSVLMVLTLWQFSRLDEGSSLGWVIALHVALSLGLAMLFTPAFTTGLNPLPPHLYSHGSAIISTAQQVSGAAGTALLVSIYAVVSASSGEVAGMQTAFLAATVIAVAAVVLGAMMRKTEGAGGHGGH; encoded by the coding sequence ATGTCTACCGACGTCACGTCCGACGCCAACGGCAAGCCTGCATCGGGCGCTTCCGGCTCCGTCACCTCCGCAGAGGCGGCACCACCGGTGGTGCCGGAATCACAAGCGCCGGTCTCGAACGGCCCAGTGTCCGGGAAGATGTCACGCGAATCCGTCACTGTCATCGTCACGCTGTTGGTGGCAACGTTCGTTGTCATCCTCAACGAGACCATCATGAACGTAGCCCTCCAGCGGCTCATGGTCGACCTCCAGGTGAGCGCCTCCACCGTGCAGTGGCTGGCCACTGGCTTCATGCTGACCATGGCCGTGGTTATCCCCACCACCGGGTTCATCCTGCAACGGATGAGTACGCGCGGTGCGTTCATGTTGGCCATGGGACTCTTCAGCGGTGGAACTTTGCTGGCCGCAGTGGCACCGGGTTTCCTGGTGTTGCTGCTGGCACGCATTGTTCAGGCCGGTGGTACCGCCATCATGCTGCCGCTGCTGATGACCACCATCCTCACACTGGTACCGATTTCCAAGCGTGGTGTGGTCATGGGCAACGTGAGCATTGCCATCTCGGTTGCTCCGGCCATGGGCCCCACCGTTTCCGGCATCATCCTGGACAACTTCTCCTGGCGGTTCATGTTCGTGTTCGTGCTGCCCGTTGCCTTGGCTGCGTTCGCGATCGGTGCCAAGTACCTCACTAACGTGGGGGAACGCGAGAAGACCACGTTGGACGTCCCTTCGGTGATCCTTACAGTGCCCGCATTTGGTGGCCTGGTGTACGGCCTGAGTCAGATCGGTGGGGCCGAGGCCGGAGTGGTTCCCGTGATCGCACTGGTAGTTGGCATCCTCTGCCTGGCACTGTTCGTCTTCCGCCAGCTCAAACTCCAGAAGTCCGACGCCCCGCTGCTGGATCTGCGTGCTTTCAAGTTCCGTATGTTCACGGTGTCCACGCTGCTGATGGTGGTTGCCATGATGGCGCTGTTCGGCGGCGTGATCCTCCTGCCGCTGTACCTCCAGAACACCCTGCACTTGCAGCCGCTGGAGACTGGCCTGGCTCTGCTGCCTGGCGGTTTGGCCATGGGCTTGCTGGGGCCGGTCATCGGCCGGATCTTCGACAAAGTGGGTCCGCTCCCGCTGACGGTCACTGGTTCCGTGCTGATGGTTCTGACCCTCTGGCAGTTCTCCCGGCTGGATGAAGGAAGCTCGCTTGGCTGGGTTATAGCCCTGCACGTCGCCCTGAGCCTTGGCCTCGCCATGCTGTTCACCCCTGCATTCACCACTGGCCTGAACCCGTTGCCGCCGCACCTCTACTCCCACGGTTCGGCGATCATCAGCACCGCGCAGCAGGTTTCCGGTGCAGCTGGGACGGCCTTGCTCGTGTCCATTTATGCTGTGGTTTCGGCGTCTTCGGGCGAGGTAGCCGGCATGCAGACAGCATTCCTGGCAGCCACCGTTATCGCCGTTGCTGCCGTGGTGCTCGGCGCCATGATGCGCAAGACCGAAGGCGCCGGAGGCCACGGGGGCCACTAA
- a CDS encoding HhH-GPD-type base excision DNA repair protein, with amino-acid sequence MERMELHITGDAAADQLLSDDAFALLTGMLLDQQVTMESAFAGPEKIRARLGSLNPETIAEYDPAGFVEVFKERPAVHRFPGSMAARVQDLAATVHAHWDGDAAAIWTRGNPDGPEVLRRLKALPGFGDQKAKIFLALLGKQCGLQAEGWREAAGHYGEEGSYLSVADIVDPESLVKVRASKQAAKAAAKAAKSAGN; translated from the coding sequence ATGGAACGCATGGAACTGCACATCACCGGAGATGCCGCCGCCGACCAACTGCTCAGTGACGACGCTTTTGCGTTGTTGACGGGTATGTTGCTCGATCAACAAGTCACTATGGAGTCGGCGTTTGCCGGGCCGGAGAAGATCCGCGCCAGGCTGGGCTCCCTCAATCCGGAGACCATCGCCGAGTACGATCCCGCCGGGTTCGTGGAAGTTTTCAAGGAACGGCCTGCAGTCCATAGGTTCCCAGGCTCCATGGCTGCGCGGGTCCAGGACCTCGCCGCCACCGTACACGCTCACTGGGATGGCGATGCTGCTGCCATTTGGACGCGCGGAAACCCTGACGGCCCCGAGGTACTCCGTCGGCTCAAAGCACTGCCGGGCTTCGGGGATCAAAAGGCAAAGATCTTCCTGGCGCTCCTGGGCAAGCAATGCGGCCTGCAGGCGGAGGGATGGCGCGAAGCCGCCGGCCACTACGGCGAAGAGGGCTCGTATCTCTCAGTCGCCGACATCGTGGACCCCGAATCCCTGGTCAAAGTCCGCGCCAGCAAGCAGGCAGCGAAAGCAGCTGCCAAGGCTGCCAAGTCAGCCGGCAACTAG
- a CDS encoding glucose 1-dehydrogenase: MTDQYTFRNPVTAYEQISPPKQHQPEPGLDAELTPKADLGEESYRGTGRLEGRKAIVTGADSGIGAATAIAFAREGADVVLSYLPEEEEDAARIAGIIEAAGRKAVKVPGDLKDSATCQEVVDTAVAVLGGVDILVNNAGKQVAQKDLTEITDEQFDHTQKTNVYAMFWLTKAALPHLPAGSTIINTTSIQAYNPSPTLVDYATTKASINNFTKGLAHQLAPKGIRVNAVAPGPIWTPLQVSSGQPKEELPEFGQSTPLGRAGQPAELAPAYVFLASPESSYVIGETLNVNGGSPTP; encoded by the coding sequence ATGACTGACCAGTACACATTCCGAAACCCGGTCACCGCCTACGAGCAGATCTCACCGCCCAAACAACACCAGCCCGAGCCCGGCCTTGACGCCGAGCTGACACCCAAGGCTGACCTGGGTGAAGAGAGCTACCGGGGCACGGGACGACTGGAAGGCCGCAAAGCGATTGTCACCGGGGCCGACTCGGGAATCGGCGCAGCCACAGCTATCGCCTTCGCCCGGGAAGGGGCGGACGTTGTTCTTTCCTACCTGCCCGAAGAGGAAGAAGATGCAGCACGAATCGCAGGCATCATCGAAGCAGCCGGACGCAAAGCCGTGAAAGTGCCCGGGGACCTCAAAGACTCTGCCACCTGCCAGGAAGTGGTGGATACGGCCGTAGCTGTCCTCGGTGGAGTAGACATCCTCGTCAACAACGCCGGCAAGCAGGTTGCACAGAAAGACCTGACCGAGATTACCGACGAACAGTTCGACCACACGCAGAAGACCAACGTCTACGCAATGTTCTGGCTGACCAAGGCGGCACTGCCGCACCTTCCTGCGGGATCAACCATTATCAACACCACATCCATTCAGGCCTACAACCCATCGCCAACCCTGGTGGACTACGCCACCACCAAGGCCAGCATCAACAACTTCACCAAGGGTCTGGCACATCAACTCGCACCCAAGGGCATCCGGGTCAACGCAGTAGCCCCCGGACCCATCTGGACGCCCCTGCAGGTCAGCAGCGGGCAACCCAAGGAAGAACTGCCTGAGTTCGGACAATCCACTCCCCTGGGTCGAGCAGGCCAGCCGGCGGAACTGGCGCCGGCCTATGTGTTCCTGGCCTCGCCCGAGTCCAGCTACGTGATCGGCGAAACGCTCAACGTCAACGGTGGAAGCCCTACGCCTTAG
- a CDS encoding alpha/beta fold hydrolase, with product MTRDIIMTQDGGHLELLTTGGELAAAGSGVVVVPASMVTATDYARFAQKLSEALGRPVHTFNRRGRGDSSPQPDDYTLEADIRDLHDVMKHTSSTDVFGHSFGGAVALHAARTLPVERLAVYDPAVSVNHSVKADWTPDYERATAAGDYDRALAILIKGVETGGAFARMPLSMLTLANKLAAGTPLGKQMRELMTCGVREIKAVIAADMPAEPFVELPLETLIVVGEKSPAYFGVACGQIHDILSGSSYTILPGYGHDGPNKAPDKLISELSEFFSG from the coding sequence ATGACGCGCGACATCATCATGACCCAAGACGGCGGACACCTGGAACTACTCACCACCGGCGGTGAGCTGGCAGCGGCGGGCTCCGGCGTCGTCGTCGTTCCGGCCTCCATGGTGACGGCCACCGACTACGCACGCTTCGCCCAAAAACTCAGCGAGGCCCTTGGCCGCCCTGTCCACACGTTCAACCGGCGTGGGCGCGGAGATTCGTCCCCACAACCTGATGACTACACGCTGGAAGCGGACATTCGGGACCTCCACGACGTCATGAAGCACACGTCCAGCACTGATGTGTTCGGGCACAGCTTCGGCGGCGCAGTGGCGCTGCATGCGGCCCGGACCCTTCCTGTTGAGCGCCTTGCGGTGTACGACCCCGCAGTGTCGGTCAACCACAGCGTCAAGGCCGACTGGACACCGGACTATGAACGCGCGACGGCGGCGGGAGACTATGACCGCGCCCTCGCCATCCTCATCAAGGGAGTGGAGACCGGCGGCGCTTTTGCCCGTATGCCCCTGTCCATGTTGACCCTGGCAAACAAGCTTGCCGCCGGCACGCCTCTGGGCAAGCAGATGCGGGAGCTGATGACATGCGGCGTTCGCGAAATCAAAGCGGTCATCGCTGCGGACATGCCGGCCGAGCCTTTCGTTGAGCTGCCCCTGGAAACCCTCATTGTGGTGGGTGAAAAGAGCCCGGCATACTTCGGTGTTGCGTGCGGTCAGATCCACGACATCCTGTCCGGGTCCAGCTACACCATTCTTCCCGGGTACGGGCATGACGGGCCCAACAAGGCGCCGGACAAGCTGATCTCGGAGTTGTCAGAGTTCTTCTCCGGCTAG
- a CDS encoding alpha/beta fold hydrolase, with translation MKERDIKTHDGGKLALYSYGTENAPGERRVVLIGGAFLTALIYRPFSIALAKGLGEGWAVDVYDRRGRGKSTEQPQDYSMSTEIADVRTIMDATGARNIMGHSLGGAVALNAAQEFAGTAHQPDKLAVYDAAVNIDGSMDTAWLDGFAESVNQGDVGRALARMKRGMHPGTALARVPEPVLAGLMAVVSRTRINKLFRELMPSGVGELKAAFDAADTPRDFSVLPPTTHFMVGKKSPRFYKVTAARLNRAVPGSTLEVSPKGFHGSVPAAVNELVSDISDYFKG, from the coding sequence GTGAAGGAACGGGACATCAAAACGCACGACGGCGGCAAACTCGCCTTGTACAGCTACGGTACGGAAAACGCGCCCGGGGAACGCCGCGTGGTGCTCATTGGAGGCGCATTCCTCACCGCCCTGATCTACCGCCCCTTCTCCATAGCCTTGGCGAAGGGTCTCGGTGAAGGCTGGGCCGTGGATGTCTATGACAGGCGCGGCCGTGGCAAGTCCACTGAACAGCCGCAGGACTACTCCATGTCCACGGAAATCGCCGATGTCCGCACCATCATGGACGCCACCGGTGCCCGGAACATCATGGGCCACAGCCTTGGCGGTGCCGTTGCCCTGAACGCAGCCCAGGAATTCGCGGGCACAGCCCACCAACCGGACAAGCTGGCCGTGTACGACGCCGCTGTGAACATTGATGGCAGCATGGACACCGCCTGGCTGGATGGATTCGCTGAGTCCGTCAATCAAGGTGATGTGGGGCGGGCACTGGCCAGGATGAAGCGTGGCATGCACCCCGGTACTGCCTTGGCGCGGGTTCCGGAGCCGGTGCTGGCCGGGTTGATGGCAGTGGTGTCCCGGACCAGGATCAACAAGCTCTTCCGCGAACTCATGCCCTCAGGTGTGGGCGAACTCAAAGCAGCTTTCGATGCCGCCGATACGCCGCGCGATTTTTCGGTCCTGCCTCCCACCACCCATTTCATGGTGGGCAAGAAGAGTCCCCGGTTTTATAAGGTCACCGCCGCACGGCTGAACAGGGCAGTTCCCGGCAGCACCCTGGAAGTCTCACCCAAAGGCTTTCACGGCTCCGTTCCCGCTGCGGTCAATGAACTGGTCTCCGATATTTCGGACTACTTCAAGGGCTGA
- a CDS encoding alpha/beta fold hydrolase → METWTVETNDGGGQLEVHTFRPASSASLPGSKAPAEPAGVVLVHGTLVTDSLYWPFARTLSVMLGRPVHSYNRRGRGHSAPQPPGYSVDTEIADLQTVMEHSGSTDVVAHSYGGFVALQAARRARINKLVTYDAAVSLSGNLSSRWRPELEEAVTSGQLDHAWAHLVQGLGTAGPISYLPMGALRALSVLSARTRLGLEMRSLLPTAVTEMRAVLDADAHLHDFMKLSTPTLMLSGGWSPSYFAETGRMLAGAVPAISFAVVPLQFHEGPLRPGKRLAARIARFLSGNPVEQEPGIAT, encoded by the coding sequence GTGGAAACGTGGACGGTTGAAACGAACGACGGCGGCGGGCAGCTTGAGGTGCACACCTTCCGGCCCGCTTCGTCTGCCTCGCTGCCGGGGTCCAAGGCACCTGCTGAACCAGCCGGCGTCGTACTTGTTCATGGCACCTTGGTGACCGACTCCCTGTACTGGCCGTTCGCGCGGACCCTGAGTGTGATGCTGGGGCGTCCCGTGCACAGTTACAACCGCCGTGGCAGGGGCCATTCTGCGCCACAACCGCCGGGCTACTCCGTAGATACCGAGATCGCGGACCTTCAGACGGTCATGGAACACAGCGGCTCAACGGATGTGGTGGCACACAGCTACGGCGGATTTGTGGCACTGCAAGCCGCCCGCCGGGCCCGGATCAACAAGCTGGTTACCTACGATGCCGCCGTGTCCCTCTCCGGCAATCTCAGCAGCCGGTGGCGGCCCGAACTTGAGGAAGCGGTCACGTCCGGCCAACTGGACCATGCATGGGCCCATCTGGTGCAGGGGCTGGGAACCGCCGGGCCGATTTCCTATCTGCCCATGGGTGCGCTCCGGGCACTCAGCGTCCTCTCCGCCCGGACCCGACTGGGCCTGGAGATGCGCTCCTTGCTGCCCACGGCCGTCACGGAAATGCGGGCAGTCCTGGACGCCGACGCCCATCTTCACGATTTCATGAAGTTGTCCACGCCCACGCTCATGCTCAGTGGCGGCTGGAGCCCGTCGTACTTCGCGGAGACCGGCCGGATGCTGGCCGGTGCGGTGCCGGCAATCAGCTTCGCTGTGGTGCCGCTGCAGTTCCATGAAGGTCCGCTCCGGCCAGGGAAACGGCTCGCAGCGCGCATCGCGAGGTTCCTGTCCGGGAACCCCGTGGAGCAAGAACCCGGCATTGCCACCTAG
- the lysS gene encoding lysine--tRNA ligase — MTSANTPAQNTSAEPIDASEQMRIRMEKRAKLIERGTEAYPVGVERTHSLSEIREKYAHLEADETTGEIVGVTGRVVFVRNTGKLCFATLQEGGVDGKGVRLQAMLSLANVGEEALADWKALVDLGDHVFIKGEVISSRRGELSVMADSWSMASKALRPLPVLHAELNEETRVRQRYVDLMVRDEAREMVYKRAAITRSVRDTLDRHGYVEVETPILQLVHGGATARPFETHMNAFDQKMTLRIATELFLKRAVVGGIDRVYDMGRVFRNEGVDSTHSPEFTTLECYEAWADQFVMAERMKEIILNVADVVGTRTIQTDAGEINLDGEWAWISVYPGISEAVGIEITPDTTVDELLAIAAKHEVKVDPKWDAEKIVVELFGEIVEPTLLNPTFVYDYPPSAQPLARPHREDGRLIEAWDLIIGGMERGTAFSELIDPVIQRERLTEQSRRSAAGDEEAMQLDEDFLRALEYGAPPMGGIGLGIDRLVMLFTGAGIRETILFPLLKPEGH, encoded by the coding sequence GTGACTTCCGCAAACACCCCCGCCCAGAACACCTCCGCAGAGCCCATCGACGCCAGCGAGCAAATGCGCATCCGTATGGAGAAGCGCGCCAAGCTGATCGAACGCGGCACCGAGGCCTATCCGGTGGGTGTTGAACGGACCCATTCCCTGAGCGAAATCCGCGAAAAATACGCGCATCTGGAAGCCGACGAAACCACCGGCGAGATTGTGGGCGTCACCGGACGCGTCGTATTCGTCCGCAACACCGGCAAGTTGTGCTTTGCAACGCTCCAGGAGGGCGGCGTGGACGGCAAGGGCGTTCGCCTGCAAGCAATGCTGAGCCTGGCCAACGTTGGTGAGGAAGCACTGGCCGACTGGAAGGCCCTTGTTGACCTCGGCGACCACGTCTTTATCAAGGGCGAGGTCATTTCCTCGCGTCGCGGCGAGTTGTCCGTCATGGCCGACTCCTGGTCCATGGCGTCCAAGGCCCTGCGCCCGTTGCCTGTCCTGCACGCTGAATTGAATGAAGAAACCCGCGTTCGGCAGCGCTATGTGGACCTCATGGTCCGCGACGAAGCCCGTGAAATGGTGTACAAGCGTGCAGCCATTACCCGTTCAGTCCGCGATACCCTGGACCGCCACGGTTACGTTGAGGTGGAAACTCCCATCCTGCAGCTGGTGCACGGCGGCGCTACTGCCCGTCCGTTCGAGACGCACATGAACGCGTTCGATCAGAAGATGACCCTCCGCATCGCCACTGAGCTTTTCCTCAAGCGCGCCGTTGTTGGTGGCATTGACCGCGTGTATGACATGGGCCGGGTGTTCCGCAACGAAGGCGTGGACTCCACCCACAGCCCGGAATTCACCACGTTGGAATGCTACGAAGCCTGGGCGGACCAGTTCGTCATGGCCGAGCGCATGAAGGAAATCATCCTCAATGTGGCCGACGTCGTGGGAACACGCACCATCCAGACCGACGCCGGGGAAATTAACCTCGACGGCGAATGGGCTTGGATTTCGGTGTACCCGGGTATTTCCGAAGCAGTGGGAATTGAAATCACTCCTGACACCACGGTGGATGAGCTGCTGGCAATTGCCGCCAAGCACGAAGTCAAGGTGGATCCCAAGTGGGACGCCGAGAAGATCGTGGTGGAGCTGTTCGGCGAGATCGTGGAACCCACGTTGTTGAACCCCACGTTTGTGTATGACTACCCGCCCTCCGCCCAGCCGCTGGCCCGCCCGCACCGTGAAGACGGCCGGCTGATTGAGGCCTGGGACCTGATTATTGGCGGCATGGAGCGCGGTACGGCGTTCTCTGAGCTCATTGATCCGGTGATCCAGCGCGAACGCCTCACGGAGCAGTCCCGCCGCTCCGCTGCCGGTGATGAGGAAGCCATGCAGTTGGATGAGGACTTCCTCCGGGCCCTTGAATACGGTGCGCCGCCCATGGGCGGTATCGGGCTGGGTATTGACCGCCTGGTAATGCTGTTCACCGGTGCAGGTATCCGCGAAACCATCCTCTTCCCGTTGCTGAAGCCTGAGGGTCACTGA
- a CDS encoding histone-like nucleoid-structuring protein Lsr2, with amino-acid sequence MAQKVKIILVDDLDEGAADETVRFGLDGVSYEMDLSTANAASLRKALEPYVAKARKTSSGRATRGRATAARNQDSAQIRQWARDNGYTVNSRGRIQAEIQEAYQKANS; translated from the coding sequence ATGGCACAGAAAGTAAAAATCATCCTCGTTGATGACTTGGATGAAGGGGCTGCGGACGAAACTGTTCGTTTTGGCCTCGATGGCGTGAGCTACGAGATGGATCTGTCCACTGCCAACGCAGCCTCGCTGCGCAAGGCATTGGAGCCCTACGTCGCAAAGGCCAGGAAGACTTCTTCCGGGCGTGCTACCCGGGGCCGTGCAACAGCCGCACGTAACCAAGATTCCGCACAAATCCGCCAGTGGGCCCGTGACAACGGTTACACGGTCAACAGCCGCGGACGTATTCAGGCTGAAATTCAGGAAGCGTACCAAAAGGCCAATTCCTGA
- a CDS encoding ATP-dependent Clp protease ATP-binding subunit — protein MFERFTDRARRVVVLAQEEARMLNHNYIGTEHILLGLIHEGEGVAAKALESLSISLDGVREQVQEIIGQGQQAPSGHIPFTPRAKKVLELSLREALQLGHNYIGTEHILLGLIREGEGVAAQVLVKLGADLNRVRQQVIQLLSGYQGKETAGSGSGQGQPEGTPAGSVVLDQFGRNLTQAARENKLDPVIGREQEMERVMQVLSRRTKNNPVLIGEPGVGKTAVVEGLAQAIVRGDVPETIKDKQLYTLDLGSLVAGSRYRGDFEERLKKVLKEIRTRGDIILFIDEIHTLVGAGAAEGAIDAASILKPMLARGELQTIGATTLDEYRKHIEKDAALERRFQPIQVKEPSVAHAIEILKGLRDRYEAHHRVTITDGALASAAQLAERYISDRFLPDKAIDLIDEAGARLRIRRMTAPPELKAMDERIADVKMEKESAIDAQDFEGAASLRDKEQKLIAERAEKERTWKSGGMDDISEVDEDLIAEVLANSTGIPVFKLTEEESSRLLKMEDELHKRVVGQDEAIKALSQAIRRTRAGLKDPKRPGGSFIFAGPTGVGKTELAKALAEFLFGEEDALITLDMSEYSEKHTVSRLFGAPPGYVGYEEGGQLTEKVRRRPFSVVLFDEVEKAHADLFNSLLQILEDGRLTDSQGRVVDFKNTVIIMTTNLGTRDISKSVATGFQSGTDTQTGYNRMRARVTEELKQHFRPEFLNRVDDVVVFPQLTQDEIIEIVDLFVTRLERRLKDKDMGIELTPAAKVLLATRGYDPAMGARPLRRTIQREIEDQLSEKILFGELHSGDIVVVDVDGEGDDAKFTFEGNAKPRIPEIAPTA, from the coding sequence ATGTTTGAGAGATTTACGGACCGTGCCCGTCGCGTGGTCGTTCTTGCCCAAGAAGAGGCAAGGATGCTCAACCACAATTACATCGGTACCGAGCACATCCTCTTGGGTCTGATCCACGAGGGTGAAGGCGTTGCTGCCAAGGCGCTCGAGTCCCTGAGCATTTCGCTCGATGGCGTTCGTGAGCAGGTGCAGGAGATCATCGGCCAGGGCCAGCAAGCCCCGTCCGGTCACATCCCCTTCACGCCGCGCGCCAAGAAGGTGCTTGAGCTTTCCCTTCGGGAAGCACTGCAGCTCGGCCACAACTACATCGGTACTGAGCACATCCTGCTCGGCCTCATTCGCGAAGGCGAAGGCGTGGCCGCGCAGGTGCTGGTGAAGCTTGGGGCAGACCTGAACAGGGTCCGCCAGCAGGTAATTCAGTTGCTCTCCGGCTACCAGGGCAAGGAGACCGCAGGCAGCGGCTCCGGCCAGGGCCAGCCTGAAGGTACCCCTGCCGGTTCGGTGGTGCTTGACCAGTTCGGACGCAACCTCACCCAGGCTGCCCGCGAAAACAAGCTCGATCCCGTGATCGGCCGCGAGCAGGAGATGGAACGCGTCATGCAGGTCCTCTCCCGCCGTACCAAGAACAACCCGGTCCTGATCGGTGAACCCGGCGTAGGTAAGACTGCCGTCGTCGAAGGCCTCGCCCAGGCGATCGTCCGCGGCGATGTCCCGGAGACCATCAAGGACAAGCAGTTGTACACGCTTGACCTCGGTTCCCTGGTGGCCGGTTCCCGCTACCGCGGTGACTTCGAAGAGCGCCTGAAGAAGGTCCTCAAGGAGATCCGCACCCGTGGCGACATCATCCTCTTCATCGACGAGATCCACACCCTCGTTGGTGCAGGTGCTGCCGAAGGCGCCATTGATGCTGCGTCCATCCTCAAGCCCATGTTGGCCCGTGGTGAACTCCAGACCATCGGTGCCACCACGCTGGATGAGTACCGCAAGCACATTGAGAAGGACGCCGCTCTTGAGCGCCGCTTCCAGCCGATCCAGGTCAAGGAACCCTCTGTTGCCCACGCGATCGAGATCCTCAAGGGCCTGCGTGACCGTTACGAGGCACACCACCGTGTGACGATCACCGACGGCGCCCTCGCCTCTGCTGCCCAGCTGGCCGAGCGCTACATTTCGGACCGCTTCCTGCCGGACAAGGCGATCGACCTCATCGATGAAGCCGGCGCCCGCCTGCGTATTCGCCGCATGACTGCTCCGCCGGAGCTCAAGGCCATGGACGAGCGTATTGCGGACGTGAAGATGGAGAAGGAATCCGCGATCGACGCCCAGGACTTCGAGGGTGCTGCATCGCTGCGCGACAAAGAGCAGAAGCTCATTGCCGAACGCGCAGAGAAGGAGCGCACGTGGAAGTCCGGCGGCATGGACGACATCTCCGAGGTTGACGAGGACCTGATCGCTGAAGTTCTTGCGAACTCCACCGGTATCCCGGTCTTCAAGCTCACCGAGGAAGAGTCCTCGCGCCTGCTCAAGATGGAAGACGAACTGCACAAGCGCGTGGTTGGTCAGGACGAGGCCATCAAGGCCCTGTCGCAGGCTATCCGTCGTACCCGTGCAGGCCTGAAGGACCCCAAGCGTCCGGGTGGCTCGTTCATCTTCGCCGGCCCCACCGGCGTCGGCAAGACCGAGCTTGCCAAGGCACTTGCCGAGTTCCTGTTCGGTGAAGAGGATGCCCTCATCACGCTGGACATGTCCGAGTACTCCGAGAAGCACACGGTTTCGCGTCTCTTCGGTGCACCTCCGGGCTACGTCGGCTACGAAGAAGGCGGCCAGCTGACCGAGAAGGTCCGCAGGCGTCCGTTCTCCGTGGTCCTGTTCGACGAAGTGGAAAAGGCCCACGCGGACCTCTTCAACTCGCTGCTGCAGATTCTGGAGGACGGCCGACTGACCGACTCCCAGGGCCGCGTGGTGGACTTCAAGAACACCGTGATCATCATGACCACCAACCTTGGTACCCGCGATATTTCCAAGAGCGTGGCCACGGGCTTCCAGTCCGGTACGGACACCCAGACCGGCTACAACCGGATGCGTGCCCGGGTTACGGAAGAGCTCAAGCAGCACTTCCGCCCCGAGTTCCTCAACCGTGTTGACGACGTCGTGGTGTTCCCGCAGCTGACGCAGGACGAGATCATCGAGATCGTGGACCTGTTCGTCACCCGTCTGGAGCGTCGCCTCAAGGACAAGGACATGGGCATCGAGCTCACGCCCGCTGCCAAGGTCCTCCTGGCCACGCGTGGTTACGATCCTGCCATGGGTGCCCGGCCGCTGCGCCGCACCATCCAGCGCGAGATCGAGGACCAGCTGTCCGAGAAGATCCTGTTCGGCGAACTCCACTCCGGCGACATCGTTGTGGTGGACGTTGATGGCGAAGGTGACGACGCCAAGTTCACGTTCGAAGGCAACGCCAAGCCGCGGATCCCGGAGATCGCTCCCACCGCGTAA